One genomic window of Paenisporosarcina antarctica includes the following:
- a CDS encoding helix-turn-helix domain-containing protein: MDSIGLRIKHLRKEQKLTLEALAGKKLTKGMLSLIENGKAKPSMESLSYIAQQLGVESSELMEDVSQAEKRNVLERVEKLYKVEFSELTNEYKQIIDLISPIVDKLTLSYESARLLEIYSRCSHHLYLDGWEVHYNQAMELYEQLHLYNQSASLALFKGMILYNQHRYDEALAIVLEEHARFSSPTIKLDAMTTLDYMYAELILYSAVGNNELTRLKMNEAMQFSKEERIFYRIDDLYRLACYQSIINENEEDRVYYLQKIRQYGEFAENKSSLSIAAMLDAHFYNSFLHDYQKAFESAELFLELSIEVDSEKIKKDVRNQYLLEKGKALFGLGSVKEALALLEDYIVPSYLHHPYDLSISYEVHAYRALCYSRLGEIDEALREAKVGSVLISSMPDSPYKLFINQTLEQIQKSSDSI; encoded by the coding sequence ATGGATTCAATCGGACTACGCATAAAACATTTGCGAAAAGAACAAAAACTGACATTAGAAGCACTAGCCGGAAAAAAACTAACAAAAGGCATGTTAAGTTTAATTGAAAATGGAAAGGCGAAGCCTTCTATGGAAAGTTTATCTTATATCGCACAACAATTAGGTGTTGAATCCTCGGAGTTAATGGAAGATGTCAGCCAAGCGGAGAAAAGAAATGTGTTAGAAAGAGTGGAGAAACTCTACAAAGTTGAATTCTCTGAATTAACCAATGAATATAAACAAATAATTGATCTCATCAGCCCAATTGTAGACAAACTAACTCTTAGTTATGAATCTGCTCGTTTACTCGAGATATATAGTAGGTGCAGTCACCATTTATATCTTGATGGCTGGGAAGTTCACTATAACCAGGCAATGGAACTTTATGAACAATTACATTTATATAATCAAAGTGCTTCTCTTGCGTTATTTAAAGGTATGATTTTATATAATCAACATAGATATGATGAAGCATTAGCCATTGTATTAGAAGAACATGCTCGTTTTAGTTCACCTACTATTAAACTAGATGCAATGACCACTCTGGACTATATGTATGCGGAATTGATTTTGTATTCGGCCGTTGGTAATAATGAACTAACACGATTAAAAATGAATGAAGCTATGCAGTTTTCTAAGGAAGAACGTATTTTTTATCGGATTGATGACTTGTATCGTTTAGCTTGTTATCAAAGTATTATTAATGAAAATGAAGAGGACCGAGTTTACTATTTACAAAAGATCAGACAGTATGGTGAGTTTGCAGAAAATAAATCATCCCTCTCCATTGCGGCTATGTTAGATGCTCACTTTTATAATTCTTTTTTACATGATTACCAAAAAGCATTCGAGAGTGCAGAGCTTTTCTTAGAACTATCAATTGAAGTTGACAGTGAAAAAATTAAAAAAGACGTCAGGAATCAATATCTCTTGGAAAAAGGTAAAGCTCTATTTGGGTTGGGTTCAGTAAAAGAAGCCTTGGCACTACTTGAAGATTACATCGTTCCTTCTTATCTCCATCACCCCTACGATTTATCGATATCTTATGAGGTTCATGCCTACCGAGCGCTTTGTTATTCACGTCTCGGAGAAATCGACGAGGCACTCCGTGAAGCTAAAGTAGGATCCGTATTAATTTCATCAATGCCGGACTCCCCTTATAAGTTGTTTATTAATCAAACCCTTGAACAAATTCAAAAAAGCAGTGACTCAATTTGA
- the cls gene encoding cardiolipin synthase, protein MFENLLSFGFSSIIILNIFLAIFLIFLERRDASATWAWLMILFFIPVIGFIVYLLLGRQLRQKHLFRWEGRSQIGIDNLIDYQIEAIEAGTFEFRLSDSLVYKDMIYMHLRNNHAVLTQDNAVTIFNDGEKKFSALLEDLDRAKDHIHIQYYIFRLDRLGTRIYDVLVRKAKQGVKVRLLFDDMGSRGVKKNDFQELTDSGGDVETFFPSIMPLVNPRLNFRNHRKIVVVDGRIGYIGGFNVGDEYLGLDQKFGYWRDTHLRLEGSAVHPLQTRFILDWNQASKDYEIEYSDRYFPAIPLKGSVGIQIVSSGPDSEWEQIKNGYLKLINMAKKYIYIQTPYFIPDASFMDSLRIACLSGIDVRIMIPNKPDHMFVYWATYSYVGNLLKAGAKVYIYENGFLHTKMVVVDDEASTVGTANIDLRSFKLNFEVNAFIYDRETSHQLAELFEQDMLLSTELTMALYKERSRIIKMKESLSRLLSPVL, encoded by the coding sequence ATGTTTGAAAATTTACTTAGTTTCGGATTTTCTTCAATTATAATATTAAATATATTTTTAGCCATTTTTTTAATATTTTTAGAACGTCGAGATGCTTCTGCAACATGGGCTTGGTTAATGATACTATTTTTCATCCCAGTGATTGGATTTATTGTTTACTTGCTTTTAGGTCGACAGTTACGTCAGAAACATTTATTTCGTTGGGAAGGTCGGAGCCAAATTGGCATAGATAACTTAATAGATTATCAAATAGAAGCAATTGAAGCTGGCACTTTTGAATTTCGACTTTCCGACTCCCTCGTGTATAAAGATATGATCTACATGCATTTACGTAACAATCACGCTGTATTAACTCAAGATAATGCCGTGACCATTTTTAATGACGGTGAAAAGAAATTTTCGGCTTTACTAGAAGATTTGGATCGTGCGAAAGATCATATTCATATCCAATACTACATTTTTCGATTAGATAGACTTGGTACTCGTATTTATGATGTCTTAGTTAGAAAAGCCAAACAAGGTGTTAAAGTTCGTTTACTCTTTGATGATATGGGTTCACGAGGTGTGAAAAAGAACGATTTTCAAGAACTGACCGACTCTGGGGGAGACGTAGAAACGTTTTTCCCTTCGATCATGCCTCTTGTGAATCCACGATTAAATTTCCGTAATCACCGTAAAATCGTCGTTGTAGATGGACGCATTGGTTATATAGGTGGGTTTAACGTAGGAGATGAATATTTAGGATTGGATCAAAAATTTGGTTATTGGCGTGATACACATTTACGCTTAGAAGGAAGTGCAGTCCACCCCCTTCAAACACGATTTATTTTAGATTGGAATCAAGCTTCAAAGGATTATGAAATTGAATACTCTGATCGTTATTTCCCTGCTATTCCTCTAAAAGGTTCTGTTGGTATACAAATTGTTTCAAGTGGTCCAGATTCTGAATGGGAACAAATAAAAAATGGTTATTTAAAACTAATTAACATGGCCAAAAAATATATATATATTCAAACACCCTATTTTATTCCGGATGCTAGCTTTATGGATTCCCTTCGCATAGCTTGCTTATCAGGAATTGACGTGCGTATTATGATTCCAAATAAACCTGATCATATGTTTGTTTACTGGGCTACTTATTCTTATGTGGGTAACCTTCTCAAAGCTGGTGCAAAAGTCTATATTTATGAAAATGGCTTCCTACATACGAAGATGGTTGTAGTAGATGATGAAGCATCAACTGTTGGAACCGCAAATATTGATTTACGAAGTTTTAAATTGAATTTCGAAGTAAACGCTTTTATTTATGATCGAGAAACATCCCATCAATTAGCTGAGTTGTTCGAACAAGACATGCTTTTATCGACAGAGCTTACTATGGCATTGTATAAAGAAAGATCACGTATTATCAAAAT
- the copZ gene encoding copper chaperone CopZ yields MVDRVTIKVDGMTCEHCVKAIENSVTAISGVDYVHVHLETGTVNVEFNKDVAEVQQFTNTIEEQGYTIGQ; encoded by the coding sequence ATGGTTGATCGTGTAACGATAAAAGTGGATGGAATGACATGTGAACATTGTGTAAAAGCAATCGAAAATAGTGTTACAGCAATTTCAGGTGTGGATTATGTTCATGTTCATTTAGAAACTGGTACAGTTAATGTTGAATTTAACAAAGACGTAGCAGAAGTTCAGCAATTTACTAACACGATTGAAGAGCAAGGATACACAATCGGACAATAA
- a CDS encoding MFS transporter, translated as MDATLKLKKATQHLWTFTISKLISTFGASVYTFGISFYILSFTGSATSFATNLICSILPRTIIGPFAGYAADKYSKKMIVILAQIVSILAMGGLVIVTLTSGITLTAIYVTTVILSITSSFSGVTFTSAISNLIDEDRIQKAMSYNQMSVSIATIGGPAAGGLMYGLVSLEAFLLVHLFAYVLAVGLEATMNFRLYTKLIEKTVTEVKESMLQNMKAGITYIRKHQILSIVIWVSLLLNFLFAAFQVGFAFMLIDKLEIKSAHFGFTEGAFSVGMLLMSFLLSIRKQFRFPLQISKWSLIANSILFSATTIPLFVPMSYNIMVGFYLTLMLLLGLTIILINTPMLVLFQQTIDEAFKGRVFGFLETISMGLMPLGMVLFGFLFDAFSPQWIMLTCGLLLLATVLYFLRPSIIRKAHPEIVEKSPETNSVSPAVLPE; from the coding sequence ATGGATGCAACATTAAAATTAAAAAAAGCAACACAGCATTTATGGACATTTACTATCAGTAAATTGATTTCCACGTTCGGTGCCAGTGTCTACACGTTCGGTATAAGTTTCTATATTTTATCGTTTACCGGTTCTGCGACTAGTTTTGCGACTAATCTAATTTGCAGCATCTTGCCCCGTACAATTATCGGACCTTTTGCTGGGTATGCTGCAGATAAATACTCTAAAAAAATGATTGTCATACTTGCCCAGATAGTAAGTATACTCGCGATGGGCGGATTAGTGATTGTTACGTTGACTTCGGGAATCACATTGACAGCGATATACGTTACAACTGTCATACTGTCAATCACTTCTTCTTTTTCTGGAGTGACCTTTACTTCAGCCATTTCTAATTTGATTGATGAAGATCGTATTCAAAAAGCGATGTCTTATAACCAAATGTCGGTTTCGATTGCCACAATTGGAGGACCCGCAGCTGGGGGCTTGATGTATGGCTTAGTGTCACTTGAGGCTTTCTTGTTAGTTCACCTCTTTGCTTATGTCCTTGCAGTTGGGCTAGAAGCCACTATGAATTTCAGATTGTATACGAAACTAATCGAAAAGACAGTTACTGAAGTAAAGGAATCTATGCTTCAGAATATGAAAGCCGGAATTACGTATATAAGGAAGCATCAAATCCTGTCTATTGTTATTTGGGTTTCGCTGCTATTGAATTTCTTATTTGCGGCATTCCAAGTTGGTTTTGCGTTCATGCTTATTGATAAACTTGAAATTAAATCGGCACATTTTGGTTTTACTGAAGGAGCTTTTTCAGTTGGCATGCTCCTGATGTCCTTTCTTTTATCGATACGAAAGCAATTCCGTTTCCCTTTGCAAATATCTAAATGGAGTTTGATCGCTAATAGCATTCTATTTAGTGCAACTACTATTCCGTTATTTGTTCCGATGTCCTATAACATTATGGTAGGCTTTTATTTAACGTTAATGTTGCTATTAGGTTTAACTATTATTTTAATAAACACTCCAATGCTTGTGCTTTTTCAACAAACAATTGATGAAGCATTCAAAGGACGCGTTTTTGGATTTCTCGAGACTATTTCAATGGGGTTAATGCCACTGGGTATGGTGTTGTTCGGCTTTCTATTTGATGCATTCTCACCACAGTGGATCATGTTAACATGTGGCCTCTTGTTACTAGCCACCGTTCTTTATTTCTTACGTCCGTCCATTATTCGCAAAGCACATCCAGAGATTGTAGAAAAATCTCCCGAAACAAATAGTGTATCACCTGCAGTTTTACCCGAGTAA
- a CDS encoding MFS transporter has translation MKKAILLLMSVQFFVYLGFGIIIPILPEVILEQGYSEVHVGGLLTIYALASFFTAPLWGALSDRTGRKKLILIGLLGFSMSFVLFASFIEVLPMLYVSRIVGGIFSGALYTAVTGFVADMTTEEERNKYMGLLGMSIGLGFIFGPAIGGLLGTITLQLPFIVSAILTLLLVVYASLILKEPESRADARKRAIVPKGAKTLWLYRIRYLFLFSFMVTFLLAGLEATFQLFQINKIAITPLQLGYLFMASGLVDAIVQGGIVRRVKNGQETKWIIGAQVVTAIGLLLMLFTGSLLWAGFALSVFTAGNALARTVLVSLTTKESGGMYGTAAGMTYSMDNMGRIIGPLLFTWIFTVQPDKVYVLSSVLAILSISLIILFRKSNHSLKNENPAPS, from the coding sequence ATGAAGAAAGCCATTTTGTTATTAATGTCTGTTCAATTTTTTGTATATTTAGGTTTTGGAATCATTATTCCCATTTTGCCAGAAGTAATCTTAGAACAAGGGTATAGCGAAGTTCATGTTGGCGGTTTATTAACGATTTATGCTTTAGCTTCTTTCTTTACTGCTCCACTATGGGGTGCATTATCAGATCGGACAGGCAGAAAAAAGTTAATACTGATTGGTTTGCTAGGTTTCAGCATGAGTTTTGTGCTTTTTGCTAGCTTTATTGAAGTACTTCCTATGTTATATGTATCACGAATTGTTGGCGGAATTTTTTCTGGCGCACTGTACACTGCTGTAACTGGATTTGTAGCAGATATGACTACTGAAGAAGAACGCAATAAATATATGGGATTACTCGGCATGTCAATTGGACTCGGCTTTATCTTCGGCCCTGCGATTGGTGGCTTACTTGGTACCATAACATTGCAACTTCCGTTTATTGTTTCAGCCATATTAACTCTTCTATTAGTGGTATATGCGAGTCTTATTTTAAAAGAACCTGAGTCTAGAGCTGACGCTCGAAAACGCGCTATTGTACCAAAGGGCGCTAAGACACTTTGGCTATACCGTATTCGTTATTTGTTCTTGTTTTCGTTTATGGTGACTTTTTTATTAGCAGGGTTAGAAGCTACATTTCAATTATTCCAAATCAATAAAATAGCTATTACTCCCCTTCAACTTGGCTATTTATTTATGGCAAGTGGATTAGTGGATGCTATTGTACAAGGCGGTATCGTTCGACGTGTGAAAAATGGTCAGGAAACGAAATGGATTATTGGTGCCCAAGTTGTGACCGCTATTGGGTTACTGTTAATGCTATTTACTGGTAGCTTACTATGGGCAGGATTTGCACTGAGCGTCTTTACAGCTGGTAATGCCCTTGCACGAACGGTATTAGTGTCTCTTACAACAAAAGAATCTGGCGGCATGTATGGCACTGCAGCTGGCATGACGTATTCAATGGATAATATGGGACGGATTATCGGCCCCCTTCTGTTCACATGGATTTTCACAGTTCAACCAGACAAGGTCTATGTATTATCTAGCGTGCTCGCTATTTTATCAATTAGCCTCATCATTCTATTCCGTAAATCTAACCATTCGTTAAAAAATGAAAATCCAGCTCCCTCATAA
- a CDS encoding GNAT family N-acetyltransferase — translation MIVGANMYWCKIARSEREYADIAKLNYETFVEEIPQHEKDETGRRTDAFHQENTYLIVLKEHQLVGMIALRDTRPFSLDRKIGPVEKVLPIEALTGKLCEIRLLSVRKEHRNGRVFFMLARALADYAYEKGYGAAVISGTVRELKLYSQLGFQAFAEPVGSEEAAFIPMFLTKERYEQSIAARFQHKRHTFYPGPNELSSELKKPFQRSPISHRSYEFTERFKRVQTQLLKLTGASQVHLLAGSGTLANEAMIAQISRLPDKGLVLINGAFGERLRRQALKWNLEYETLEVEWGNPFIVSDLKRVLQSGLYGWVLLAHGETSTGMLNNVEDILGLCKEQKIQVCMDCVSSFGAVPINLKEVYLATGVSGKAIGTMSGFAMVFSNHLIDVSPSIPMYIDLGCYANGEIPYTYSSQLLESVEIALKAYDNNARYNVLNERYDKLLLAEQNGEFEFLTKQSYPMIVTLKVPPVNKHMAKDARLSGFDLHDQSAYLKARQWVQLSLIQPEFEESFEKFRLWLRNYVEYEKQ, via the coding sequence ATGATTGTGGGTGCAAATATGTATTGGTGCAAAATTGCAAGGAGTGAACGTGAATATGCTGACATTGCGAAATTGAACTACGAGACATTTGTAGAAGAAATTCCTCAGCATGAAAAAGATGAAACAGGTAGACGTACGGATGCTTTTCATCAAGAAAATACCTATTTAATAGTCTTGAAGGAGCATCAACTGGTAGGTATGATTGCACTTCGAGACACACGACCTTTTTCGCTAGACCGTAAAATAGGGCCAGTAGAAAAAGTTCTGCCTATTGAAGCATTAACTGGAAAGTTGTGCGAGATACGATTGCTGTCAGTACGAAAAGAACATCGCAATGGGCGTGTCTTTTTTATGTTAGCACGTGCATTAGCAGACTACGCGTACGAAAAGGGATACGGAGCAGCCGTTATTTCTGGGACTGTGCGTGAATTAAAACTGTATAGTCAACTTGGATTTCAAGCGTTTGCAGAACCTGTTGGAAGTGAGGAAGCCGCTTTTATTCCGATGTTTTTGACAAAAGAACGTTATGAACAATCAATAGCTGCGCGTTTTCAACATAAAAGACATACCTTTTATCCTGGTCCGAATGAATTGAGTTCAGAACTTAAAAAACCATTTCAGCGGTCTCCTATATCCCATAGGTCTTATGAGTTTACTGAACGTTTCAAACGTGTGCAGACTCAGCTATTAAAGTTGACAGGCGCATCACAAGTCCATTTGTTAGCGGGGAGCGGGACACTTGCAAATGAAGCAATGATTGCTCAAATTAGCCGACTTCCTGACAAAGGGCTGGTGTTGATCAATGGTGCATTTGGGGAACGCCTTAGAAGACAAGCATTAAAGTGGAACTTGGAATATGAAACGCTAGAAGTAGAGTGGGGCAATCCTTTCATAGTTTCCGATTTGAAACGAGTACTACAGTCAGGTTTATACGGATGGGTTTTACTAGCACATGGAGAAACATCGACGGGTATGCTAAATAATGTTGAAGACATTCTAGGACTTTGTAAAGAACAGAAAATTCAAGTTTGCATGGATTGTGTGAGTTCATTTGGTGCAGTTCCAATCAATTTAAAAGAGGTTTACTTAGCAACTGGTGTCAGTGGGAAAGCGATTGGCACGATGTCGGGTTTCGCTATGGTTTTTTCAAATCATCTCATCGACGTATCGCCCTCAATTCCTATGTATATTGATTTAGGCTGCTATGCGAATGGGGAAATACCGTACACGTATTCATCTCAATTGTTGGAAAGTGTAGAAATTGCATTAAAAGCTTACGATAACAACGCACGATATAACGTTTTAAATGAACGCTACGACAAGCTTTTACTCGCTGAACAAAATGGCGAGTTTGAATTTTTAACCAAGCAAAGTTACCCAATGATCGTCACGTTAAAAGTACCTCCAGTAAATAAGCATATGGCGAAAGACGCTAGACTTTCTGGATTTGATTTACATGATCAAAGTGCTTATTTGAAAGCAAGACAATGGGTTCAACTGTCACTTATCCAGCCTGAGTTTGAAGAGTCATTTGAAAAATTCCGCTTATGGCTAAGGAATTATGTAGAATATGAAAAGCAGTGA